The proteins below are encoded in one region of Nocardioides marmorisolisilvae:
- a CDS encoding Zn-ribbon domain-containing OB-fold protein: MNRSEIDEEFWNAAREGRLRLPRCPCCHAWWWYPLDTGPCHAAAYEWVEIPTTSLVFTRTDVQRAFVPGQAVPFTLALVIPGAAPVVRLVVRLGGEAAIGDSVDLKGVAETENGPVLVFGARSDQSSRPTST, translated from the coding sequence ATGAACAGGTCAGAGATCGACGAGGAGTTCTGGAACGCTGCGCGGGAGGGGCGGCTCAGGTTGCCGCGATGCCCGTGCTGCCACGCGTGGTGGTGGTACCCACTGGACACCGGGCCGTGTCACGCCGCTGCCTACGAGTGGGTGGAGATACCGACGACAAGCCTGGTCTTCACCCGAACCGACGTGCAGCGGGCATTCGTCCCCGGCCAGGCAGTGCCGTTCACGCTGGCGCTCGTCATACCCGGAGCGGCACCGGTGGTACGGCTGGTAGTCAGGCTCGGTGGTGAGGCTGCCATCGGCGACTCCGTCGACCTCAAGGGCGTCGCCGAGACCGAGAACGGGCCCGTACTCGTCTTCGGCGCGCGATCTGATCAGTCGTCCCGGCCGACCAGCACGTAG
- a CDS encoding SDR family NAD(P)-dependent oxidoreductase, whose protein sequence is MHDYPSFAGKVALVTGGASGMGRATALAFGTAGADVVVADLDDERGRTVEAEITASGARARYFYTDVSDAAALQELVEKTVEAFGRLDCAVNSAGIERETTHLVDLEEELFDQIIAVNLRSTFLCLKYELRQLIAQGGGGAIVNIGSTAGFRGNARQAAYTASKHGVVGISRTAALEAAEHGIRVNVISPGGIRTPLLDATIARRGRDRDEVTSRLSLLGRLGDPEEVAKAALFLCSNQASFILGHALSVDAGLLAH, encoded by the coding sequence ATGCACGACTACCCGTCCTTCGCCGGCAAGGTGGCCCTGGTGACAGGTGGAGCCAGCGGCATGGGTCGCGCGACGGCTCTGGCATTCGGCACCGCTGGAGCCGATGTGGTGGTCGCCGACCTCGATGACGAGCGCGGTCGGACGGTCGAGGCAGAGATCACGGCAAGCGGGGCACGCGCCCGCTACTTCTACACCGATGTCTCCGACGCGGCAGCATTGCAAGAACTCGTCGAGAAGACCGTGGAAGCATTCGGCCGCCTCGACTGCGCGGTAAACTCTGCCGGCATTGAACGCGAGACGACTCACCTCGTCGACCTCGAGGAAGAACTCTTCGACCAGATCATCGCCGTCAACCTCAGGTCGACCTTCTTATGCCTCAAGTATGAGTTGCGCCAGCTCATCGCACAGGGCGGAGGTGGTGCCATAGTGAACATCGGTTCCACCGCCGGATTCCGGGGAAACGCCCGCCAGGCGGCCTACACCGCGAGCAAACATGGCGTGGTCGGCATCAGCAGGACTGCCGCCCTTGAGGCTGCAGAACACGGCATCCGCGTCAACGTGATCTCTCCCGGCGGGATCCGCACTCCGCTACTCGATGCCACCATCGCTCGTCGCGGCCGCGATCGCGACGAAGTCACCTCACGTCTGAGCCTCCTGGGACGCCTCGGCGATCCTGAGGAGGTCGCAAAAGCTGCCCTCTTCCTCTGCTCTAACCAAGCGTCCTTCATCCTCGGGCACGCACTCTCGGTCGATGCCGGACTGCTCGCCCACTGA
- a CDS encoding phosphotransferase family protein has product MVTTKTAAGIAEQLKALLAARAPDRGVTDISVESVEGGYSRTTWVATINWREGSMTTHILRSDPITDTGPFRTDRDREWQLLNALYEHSSLGIAEPQWYDEKADFFEAKCLVTDFVSGGTLQGLLTAGTDLKTGAKRLMRTLAAIHAVDTTKLLLDAPASWDDHIAGVIAFAERLASRAGSSLPVMGDVVGYLRHNIPEPAPLTLVHGDFQPANILLPPGGDPLVIDWEYARIGDPREDLGYYSIYPVPPNLYVEDADTVLEEYRKASGLSEAQVEPAAIDYFCVVSNLLYFQQIWEGVAALETGQHGVMSALLIGTLSHFNNQFSRIVRDRDHSLSVR; this is encoded by the coding sequence ATGGTCACCACGAAGACGGCAGCCGGCATCGCGGAACAGCTGAAGGCCCTGCTTGCGGCGCGCGCGCCTGATCGAGGCGTGACAGACATCTCGGTCGAATCGGTCGAGGGCGGATACAGCCGGACCACCTGGGTCGCCACGATCAACTGGCGCGAGGGCTCCATGACGACGCATATCCTGCGCTCGGACCCAATCACCGACACCGGGCCCTTCAGGACCGATCGCGACCGGGAGTGGCAGCTCCTCAACGCTCTCTACGAGCATTCCTCGCTCGGGATAGCCGAGCCCCAGTGGTACGACGAGAAGGCGGACTTCTTCGAGGCGAAGTGCCTCGTCACCGATTTCGTCTCCGGCGGAACGCTGCAGGGCCTGTTGACAGCGGGAACAGATCTCAAGACCGGCGCGAAGCGCTTGATGCGTACGCTGGCTGCGATCCACGCGGTCGATACGACGAAGCTCCTCCTCGATGCACCAGCATCGTGGGACGACCACATCGCGGGCGTGATCGCGTTTGCCGAGCGACTGGCAAGCCGCGCTGGTTCTTCCCTGCCCGTCATGGGCGACGTCGTCGGCTACCTGCGGCACAACATCCCCGAACCTGCGCCGCTCACCCTCGTCCACGGAGACTTCCAGCCGGCCAACATTCTCCTCCCGCCCGGGGGCGACCCGCTCGTCATCGACTGGGAATATGCGCGCATCGGCGATCCTCGCGAGGACCTGGGTTACTACTCGATCTACCCCGTCCCGCCGAACCTCTACGTCGAAGACGCCGACACCGTCCTGGAGGAATACCGGAAGGCATCCGGGCTTTCCGAGGCCCAAGTCGAACCTGCCGCCATCGACTACTTCTGCGTGGTCAGCAATCTGCTGTACTTCCAGCAGATCTGGGAAGGTGTCGCCGCTCTCGAGACAGGACAACACGGTGTCATGAGCGCCCTGCTCATCGGGACACTCTCGCACTTCAACAACCAGTTCTCCCGAATTGTCCGCGACCGCGACCACTCGCTCAGCGTCCGATGA
- a CDS encoding nuclear transport factor 2 family protein produces MTDCLQRLLDQRDIENLIVDYTHRLDFGSVDTIWELFAGDGLWEMPLEDLRYTGHDELRIELPLRLSDNRRTTRHVCTNTRIEFLDDDHATASTYMVNFRHDFDDVVTTDAQGVRPLAPTGSPRYVGEYVDTFVRLPEGWRFASRRAQLGFSHRA; encoded by the coding sequence ATGACTGACTGCCTGCAGCGCCTGCTCGACCAGCGCGACATCGAGAACCTCATCGTCGACTACACCCACCGGCTCGACTTCGGCTCGGTGGACACGATCTGGGAGCTCTTCGCCGGCGACGGCCTCTGGGAGATGCCACTCGAGGACCTCCGCTACACGGGCCACGACGAGCTACGGATCGAGTTGCCCCTGCGCCTTTCGGACAATCGCCGTACTACACGGCACGTCTGCACGAACACACGAATCGAATTCCTCGACGACGACCACGCGACAGCGTCGACCTACATGGTCAACTTCCGTCATGACTTCGATGATGTGGTCACCACCGACGCACAAGGCGTGCGCCCGCTCGCGCCGACCGGTTCGCCACGCTACGTCGGCGAGTACGTCGACACCTTCGTCCGCTTGCCCGAGGGGTGGCGCTTCGCCTCGCGGCGTGCCCAGCTTGGCTTCAGCCACCGCGCGTGA
- a CDS encoding histidine phosphatase family protein yields the protein MTPFDHMVYSYLSQEGPKTELLLVRHGQQWLPGPGEAYEGHRNPALSETGKEQARAVGLGLAAHTLDAVYASPLTRAHATAEAIGGHHGLEPVVLEDLREIDLFRELEPGISAEDFLGPIQMQGVRERMMHERSWDVYPASESSAEFRRRVANTIEGIASNHENQRVAIVCHGGVINSYLAHVLGIGRDMFFMPAHTSVSTVLAAPYGVRAPRTIGDVSHLAHRRDLVTF from the coding sequence ATGACTCCGTTCGACCACATGGTCTACTCCTATCTGAGCCAAGAAGGGCCCAAGACCGAGCTCTTGCTGGTCCGGCACGGTCAGCAGTGGCTGCCCGGGCCCGGGGAGGCCTATGAGGGGCACCGCAACCCGGCCCTCTCCGAGACAGGGAAGGAACAGGCCCGGGCGGTGGGACTCGGTCTGGCCGCGCACACGTTGGATGCGGTGTACGCCAGTCCGTTGACCCGTGCGCACGCGACCGCGGAGGCGATCGGTGGACATCATGGCCTGGAGCCAGTCGTCCTTGAGGACCTGCGCGAGATCGACCTCTTCCGCGAGCTCGAGCCCGGGATCAGTGCCGAGGATTTCCTCGGCCCGATCCAGATGCAGGGCGTGCGTGAGCGGATGATGCACGAACGGAGCTGGGACGTGTATCCGGCCTCTGAGTCGTCCGCGGAGTTCCGGCGCCGTGTTGCCAACACGATCGAAGGGATCGCATCCAATCACGAGAACCAGCGAGTCGCGATCGTCTGCCACGGTGGCGTGATCAACTCGTATCTCGCCCACGTGCTGGGGATCGGCCGGGACATGTTCTTCATGCCAGCACACACGTCGGTGAGCACGGTGCTCGCCGCACCGTACGGCGTCCGCGCCCCACGAACGATCGGAGACGTCTCCCACCTGGCGCATCGTCGCGACCTGGTGACGTTCTGA